The segment CCTCGTCGGCCTCGATACCACGCTGGCAATCGCCCGGTCCATGCACGGCGAAACCAACGACCCGGCCTACGCACCTCCGGTCCTGCTCAGCAGGATGGTCGATGCCGGTTACCTCGGCAAGAAGGCCGGCCGAGGGTTCTACGACGACTATCGCTGATGTATCTCGTGGTGGGTGGCACTGGTGCGGCGGGAAGCCGGATCGTCGCCGAGCTGGTTTCCCGCGGCATGCAGGTCAGGGTGTTGACTCGCGGCAACCGGCGCGCCAAGGATGACGGCGTCAGCTTTGTGCGTGGTGACCTGCTGACAGGTGCCGGGCTAGCCGAGGCAACCGCGAATGTTCATACCGTGATCGACGCCAGCGACGGCAAAACGCCGAGATCCCAGCGAGTGCTGACCGACGGGGCCGAGAACCTGATGCAGGCGTGCTGGGCTTCCGGCGTGGAGCGGGCCGTGCTGCTTTCGATCGTTAATGTCGATCAGTGCGCGCTTGGCTACTACCGGGCAAAGGCGGAACAGGAACGACTGTTCAGCACAGCGAACCGCAACAACGTGGTGGTGCGCTCGACCCAATTCCACGAGTTCCTCGGGATGATGTGGAGTACCCCGTCCCGGGCGCGCGTGCTACCGGTGTTCACGCACACGAGCTTTCAGCCGATCGACCTTCGGGATGTAGCCGCCGCGGTGGTCGATGCCGCCCGTAGTGAGAGCCTGGGTGCGGGTAGCGGACGCCAGCAGATCACCATCGGCGGCCCGGAAATCCTCTCCATGCGCGAGCTCGCGAGGCAGTGGACTTTCGCCCGTCAAGCGCAGGGCAAGACCCGGCACCGTGCGCTTACAGTTCCGGTGCATGTGCCGGGAAAGTTTGGCGCCTTCCTTCGGGCGGGGCGCAACCTGGTTCCCGATGACGCCGTAACCAACGGCGTCACGTTCGGCCAGTGGCTGTCGGAGAAGTAGCTTACGCTGCGAGCTTTTCGGCTGCCGCCAGCAGCACACAGGTTGCCAGCACGTCGATGGCCACGGCGACGTCGTCCTCGGTTGGCATGGTCGGCGCAATCCGGATGTTCTTGTCCTCCGGGTCGTTCCCGTACGGGAAGGCCGCTCCCGCCGGGGTCATCGCTACGCCGACGTCTTTCGCCAGGCTGACCACTCGATCCGCGGTGCCCGGAAGGACGTCGAGGCTGACGAAATAGCCACCGCGAGGCGAGGACCAGTGTGCGACGCCGGAGTCGCCCAGCCGATCCTCGAGGACTTTGTGCACGATGGCGAATTTCGGTTCGATGATCGCGCGGTGCCGGGCCATGTGGGCGCGAACCCCTGCCGCATCGCCGAAGAACCGTGCGTGACGCAGCTGGTTGATCTTGTCCGGGCCGATCGACTGCGCGGCGAGATGCCGCTTGAACCAGGCGACGTTTGCCGGCGAGCTGCCCCAGAACGACACACCCGCACCGGCGAACGTCATCTTGGAGGTCGACGCGAAGATGAAGACACGGTCGGGATGACCGGCCTCAGCCGCAATGTCCAGCACGTCGAGGACGGGAGCCTCGTCATCGGTGAGATGGTGCAGCCCGTAGGCATTGTCCCAGAAGATCCGGAAGTCGTCGGCGGCGGTCGGCATCGCCAGCAGTTCGCGGGTGATGTCCTCACCGAACACGGCTCCGGTCGGATTGGAATAGGCAGGGACGGCCCAGATGCCCTTGACGGCGGGGTCGTTCGCGACAAGCGCCCGCACCGCTTCGAGATCCGGCCCATCATCGAGCATGGCGACGGGAACGAGTTCGATGCCAAGGGATTCGCAGAGCGCGAAGTGCCGGTCGTAGCCGGGGGAGGGGCACAAGATCTTCGGCGCATTGTCCGACCGAATCCACGGGGTGGCCTGATCCGAAACGCCATGCAGCATGGCAAAGCTCATCGTGTTGTACATCAGGGTGAGGCTCGAACTGCCCTGGGCGAGGAGCAGATCGACCGGCACGTTGAGGAGTTCGGCGAAGATCTCTCGCAGCTCGACCAGCCCGTCGAGGCCGCCATAATTGCGGGTATCGGTGCCTTCGGCGCTGGTGTAAGAGTCCGGACCGACGATAGTTAGAAGGTCGGCCGACAGATCGAGTTGAGCCGGAGAGGGCTTACCGCGGGTGAGGTCCAGCTTCAGGTCTCGATCTTTCAGCGCTTCGTAGCTGGACTTCAGCTCGGAATGGAGTTGTGTGAGCCGTTCCGGGGTGAGCGTAGCGAGCGCCATGAAACGAGAGCCTCCTTCAGGGGCTTGGAACCAAAGATTACGTTCAGCATATCGAACGCCAATCTCGCTGAATCCTCATGGTTCGCTGGTCGGGTAGGGCAACGCC is part of the Saxibacter everestensis genome and harbors:
- a CDS encoding SDR family oxidoreductase, which translates into the protein MYLVVGGTGAAGSRIVAELVSRGMQVRVLTRGNRRAKDDGVSFVRGDLLTGAGLAEATANVHTVIDASDGKTPRSQRVLTDGAENLMQACWASGVERAVLLSIVNVDQCALGYYRAKAEQERLFSTANRNNVVVRSTQFHEFLGMMWSTPSRARVLPVFTHTSFQPIDLRDVAAAVVDAARSESLGAGSGRQQITIGGPEILSMRELARQWTFARQAQGKTRHRALTVPVHVPGKFGAFLRAGRNLVPDDAVTNGVTFGQWLSEK
- a CDS encoding aminotransferase class I/II-fold pyridoxal phosphate-dependent enzyme, translated to MALATLTPERLTQLHSELKSSYEALKDRDLKLDLTRGKPSPAQLDLSADLLTIVGPDSYTSAEGTDTRNYGGLDGLVELREIFAELLNVPVDLLLAQGSSSLTLMYNTMSFAMLHGVSDQATPWIRSDNAPKILCPSPGYDRHFALCESLGIELVPVAMLDDGPDLEAVRALVANDPAVKGIWAVPAYSNPTGAVFGEDITRELLAMPTAADDFRIFWDNAYGLHHLTDDEAPVLDVLDIAAEAGHPDRVFIFASTSKMTFAGAGVSFWGSSPANVAWFKRHLAAQSIGPDKINQLRHARFFGDAAGVRAHMARHRAIIEPKFAIVHKVLEDRLGDSGVAHWSSPRGGYFVSLDVLPGTADRVVSLAKDVGVAMTPAGAAFPYGNDPEDKNIRIAPTMPTEDDVAVAIDVLATCVLLAAAEKLAA